A single window of Cellulomonas sp. NTE-D12 DNA harbors:
- the fbaA gene encoding class II fructose-bisphosphate aldolase, whose protein sequence is MPIATTEVYAELINRAKAGGFAYPAVNVTSSQSVTAALQGFAEAESDGIIQVSVGGAEYASGSTVKDRVAGSLALAAYAREVAKGYPITVALHTDHCTKQNLDSWVRPLLALEAEQVKNGQEPTFQSHMFDGSNIPLDENLVIAAELLELSQKARTILEIEVGVVGGEEDGHAAEINDKLYTTPEDGLKTVEALGFGEKGRYLTALTFGNVHGVYKPGAVKLRPAILEEIQKVVGAKVGKDKPFDLVFHGGSGSTAEEIAAAVSFGVVKMNIDTDTQYAFTRPVVGHMFSNYDGVLKVDGEVGNKKAYDPRAWGKLAEAGMAARLVEAAQQLGSAGHKL, encoded by the coding sequence ATGCCCATCGCGACCACCGAGGTCTACGCCGAGCTGATCAACCGCGCCAAGGCCGGCGGTTTCGCGTACCCCGCCGTGAACGTCACGTCGTCCCAGTCGGTCACCGCGGCCCTCCAGGGCTTCGCGGAGGCCGAGAGCGACGGCATCATCCAGGTCTCGGTCGGCGGCGCGGAGTACGCCTCCGGCTCGACCGTCAAGGACCGCGTCGCCGGTTCGCTGGCGCTGGCCGCCTACGCCCGTGAGGTCGCTAAGGGCTACCCGATCACGGTCGCCCTGCACACCGACCACTGCACCAAGCAGAACCTGGACAGCTGGGTCCGCCCGCTGCTGGCCCTCGAGGCCGAGCAGGTGAAGAACGGCCAGGAGCCGACCTTCCAGTCGCACATGTTCGACGGCTCGAACATCCCGCTGGACGAGAACCTGGTCATCGCGGCCGAGCTGCTCGAGCTGTCGCAGAAGGCGCGCACCATCCTCGAGATCGAGGTGGGCGTCGTCGGTGGCGAGGAGGACGGCCACGCGGCCGAGATCAACGACAAGCTCTACACGACCCCCGAGGACGGCCTGAAGACCGTCGAGGCCCTCGGCTTCGGCGAGAAGGGCCGCTACCTGACGGCCCTGACCTTCGGCAACGTGCACGGCGTCTACAAGCCTGGCGCCGTGAAGCTGCGCCCCGCGATCCTGGAGGAGATCCAGAAGGTCGTCGGCGCCAAGGTCGGCAAGGACAAGCCGTTCGACCTGGTGTTCCACGGCGGTTCCGGCTCCACGGCCGAGGAGATCGCGGCCGCCGTGAGCTTCGGCGTCGTGAAGATGAACATCGACACCGACACGCAGTACGCGTTCACCCGCCCGGTGGTCGGCCACATGTTCAGCAACTACGACGGGGTGCTGAAGGTGGACGGCGAGGTCGGCAACAAGAAGGCGTACGACCCTCGCGCCTGGGGCAAGCTCGCCGAGGCCGGCATGGCGGCCCGTCTGGTCGAGGCGGCCCAGCAGCTCGGCTCTGCGGGGCACAAGCTCTGA
- a CDS encoding STAS domain-containing protein encodes MIEISTSAATTTLTIAGDLDLAERDQFPEITARVVGLRRQLLVIDMCRVTFMDSTGAAFLISLADSGRKRGGATVLRGADPRDLFVLEVCGALDMFRIDTEHDCGDSVATSTFQRPNA; translated from the coding sequence GTGATCGAGATCTCCACGTCCGCGGCGACGACGACGCTCACCATCGCCGGCGACCTGGACCTCGCGGAACGCGACCAGTTCCCCGAGATCACCGCACGCGTGGTGGGCCTTCGCCGGCAGCTGCTGGTGATCGACATGTGCCGCGTCACGTTCATGGACTCCACCGGCGCGGCGTTCCTCATCTCGCTGGCGGACTCCGGTCGCAAGCGCGGCGGCGCGACGGTGCTGCGCGGTGCCGACCCCCGGGACCTGTTCGTCCTCGAGGTGTGCGGCGCCCTGGACATGTTCCGCATCGACACGGAGCACGACTGCGGCGACTCGGTGGCGACGTCCACGTTCCAGCGCCCGAACGCCTGA
- a CDS encoding STAS domain-containing protein — protein MRDANSPTPDEQAQAQEVVGEPGAVQVIVGADRTRIVLSGEVDADLGAELAEATSEAEQRGLPIEVDAHHVTFMDSSGVAFLARLSIRSQHRVRLLRVPPTVRFLLEVTRIGELLDIVDDDQSAPFEPLGDGAPTA, from the coding sequence GTGCGAGACGCTAACAGCCCCACGCCGGACGAGCAGGCCCAGGCCCAGGAGGTCGTCGGGGAGCCCGGCGCCGTCCAGGTGATCGTCGGCGCGGACCGGACGCGCATCGTGCTGTCGGGCGAGGTCGACGCCGATCTCGGTGCCGAGCTGGCCGAGGCGACGTCCGAGGCCGAGCAGCGCGGGCTGCCGATCGAGGTCGACGCGCACCACGTGACCTTCATGGACTCCTCGGGCGTGGCGTTCCTCGCCCGGCTGTCCATCCGCAGCCAGCACCGGGTGCGGCTGCTCCGCGTGCCTCCCACGGTGCGGTTCCTGCTCGAGGTGACGCGGATCGGCGAGCTCCTCGACATCGTCGACGACGACCAGAGCGCCCCGTTCGAGCCGCTCGGCGACGGAGCACCGACCGCCTGA
- a CDS encoding VTT domain-containing protein has translation MLTASALAAGAVHTLGPSFLDPEHIISSLGTAALIGVMAIVFIEVGLLFPILPGDSLLFTAGALVAHGGSHLPSIWWLSLIMVLTAYAGTQCGYWIGRTLGPRVFSRPDSKIFKQEHIDQTYAYFDKYGGRTLVIAQFIPFVRTYASVAAGVGRMRYSHFALYNGIGVVLWAGGVTWLGYGLGNITFIKKNIEVLLVLIVLISVAPVLVEAWRARRRSRVARLATLEAADGAPATALDRDEA, from the coding sequence GTGCTGACCGCGTCCGCCCTGGCCGCCGGAGCGGTGCACACGCTCGGCCCCAGCTTCCTGGACCCGGAGCACATCATCAGCTCCCTGGGCACCGCCGCGCTGATCGGCGTGATGGCCATCGTCTTCATCGAGGTCGGGCTGCTGTTCCCGATCCTGCCGGGCGACTCCCTGCTGTTCACGGCGGGTGCCCTGGTGGCGCACGGCGGCTCGCACCTGCCGTCCATCTGGTGGCTGTCGCTGATCATGGTGCTGACCGCGTACGCGGGCACCCAGTGCGGCTACTGGATCGGCCGGACGCTGGGCCCGCGGGTGTTCAGCCGGCCGGACTCGAAGATCTTCAAGCAGGAGCACATCGACCAGACGTACGCGTACTTCGACAAGTACGGCGGTCGCACGCTGGTGATCGCGCAGTTCATCCCGTTCGTGCGGACGTACGCGTCGGTCGCGGCGGGCGTGGGCCGGATGCGGTACTCGCACTTCGCCCTCTACAACGGCATCGGCGTGGTGCTCTGGGCCGGCGGCGTGACGTGGCTCGGCTACGGCCTGGGCAACATCACCTTCATCAAGAAGAACATCGAGGTGCTCCTGGTCCTCATCGTGCTGATCTCGGTGGCCCCGGTGCTCGTCGAGGCGTGGCGGGCTCGGCGCCGGTCGCGCGTCGCCCGGCTGGCCACGCTCGAGGCGGCCGACGGGGCGCCGGCGACGGCGCTGGACCGCGACGAGGCCTGA
- a CDS encoding SpoIIE family protein phosphatase codes for MVVNLPATSHPAVPGAGESTQELVARAVAASDMPMLVLDASVDGLAVLWANPVASMRTGYALDAMRAAPRGLLADPRVRLLDGAEGHLDEALRGRRPVELSVEVRRPDGTVLMCSARLAPVRGGPRTDVWVAVLRDIGGELSREARRAEEVAEERRERQALSVVAQVSDLLVDVDDPHALGEIVALLRSTTVDWAAFYLNDGGLRAADGIEPDRPPTGVGRRHLAPDVPADRAAPAAELAADPVQQLLDGHSERPVELDVSEGAGHVPGSASDWLARHGRPSDGEPYVVVYPVSGRRRVMGLLAVRGRCGSGLAGLDASTRTVLELTARRVGLSVDNVRLYEREHRLAEALQRAMLPEQAEVEGLDVWTYYAPNSANVQVGGDWYDVLQITSDVVGVVIGDVVGHDVEAAATMGQLRSVVRSYGFDVTVPGPVLERVDQLVAGLRTPRSAALVFSTLTRADDRWVLAYCRAGHLPMLLVRQGHARPLSDAGGPLVGFGGGARSTATVELEPGDALVYFTDGLIERRDRGLREGLAALVDAAGAVTATDAAGIGEDLLVRLADQPEDDVAVVVVRVPDAAEVTDSRPSPRRRRWALPNEAASIGRARHAVVRTCQAWDIADSANAELVVSELVANAVLHGWGRVALQLYDTGDGLRIEVEDANPTPPVATDGHPGRVGGFGMQIVERLSDWGWRPARGGKVVWAKLRPGSLPETATSSTTSRTAD; via the coding sequence ATGGTGGTCAATCTACCGGCCACCTCGCACCCGGCGGTCCCCGGCGCGGGCGAGAGCACCCAGGAGCTGGTGGCGCGGGCGGTCGCCGCGAGCGACATGCCGATGCTGGTGCTCGACGCCTCTGTCGACGGTCTGGCGGTCCTGTGGGCCAACCCTGTCGCGTCGATGCGTACGGGGTACGCGCTCGATGCCATGCGGGCGGCGCCGCGCGGCCTGCTGGCCGACCCGCGCGTCCGGCTGCTCGACGGCGCCGAGGGGCACCTCGACGAGGCGCTGCGCGGCCGGCGGCCCGTCGAGCTGTCCGTGGAGGTGCGCCGTCCCGACGGGACGGTGCTGATGTGCTCCGCCCGGCTCGCGCCCGTGCGCGGCGGACCTCGCACCGACGTGTGGGTGGCGGTGCTGCGGGACATCGGTGGTGAGCTGTCGCGCGAGGCCCGGCGGGCCGAGGAGGTGGCCGAGGAGCGGCGGGAGCGGCAGGCGCTGTCCGTCGTCGCCCAGGTGTCCGACCTGCTGGTCGACGTCGACGACCCGCACGCGCTGGGCGAGATCGTCGCTCTGCTGCGGTCCACGACCGTCGACTGGGCTGCGTTCTACCTCAACGACGGCGGTCTGCGAGCCGCCGACGGCATCGAGCCGGACCGTCCGCCGACGGGCGTCGGCCGTCGGCACCTGGCCCCCGACGTGCCGGCCGACCGTGCGGCACCCGCCGCCGAGCTGGCAGCCGACCCGGTGCAGCAGCTGCTGGACGGCCACAGCGAGCGGCCGGTCGAGCTCGACGTGTCGGAGGGTGCCGGGCACGTGCCGGGGAGCGCCAGCGACTGGCTCGCGCGGCACGGTCGGCCGTCCGACGGCGAGCCGTACGTCGTCGTGTACCCCGTGTCGGGCCGTCGCCGGGTGATGGGGCTGCTGGCGGTGCGCGGGCGTTGCGGCTCCGGGCTCGCCGGGCTGGACGCCTCCACGCGGACGGTGCTGGAGCTGACGGCGCGCCGGGTGGGTCTCTCGGTGGACAACGTGCGGCTCTACGAGCGGGAGCACCGGCTGGCCGAGGCGCTGCAGCGGGCGATGCTGCCGGAGCAGGCCGAGGTCGAGGGCCTGGACGTGTGGACGTACTACGCGCCCAACTCCGCCAACGTGCAGGTGGGCGGCGACTGGTACGACGTCCTGCAGATCACGTCCGACGTGGTGGGCGTGGTGATCGGCGACGTGGTGGGCCACGACGTGGAGGCCGCGGCCACCATGGGGCAGCTGCGCTCGGTGGTGCGCTCGTACGGGTTCGACGTGACCGTGCCGGGGCCGGTGCTCGAGCGGGTGGACCAGCTGGTGGCCGGGCTGCGGACGCCGCGCTCGGCGGCGCTGGTGTTCTCGACGCTGACCAGGGCGGACGACCGGTGGGTGCTCGCCTACTGCCGTGCCGGCCACCTGCCGATGCTGCTGGTGCGGCAGGGCCATGCCCGTCCGCTGTCCGACGCCGGCGGGCCGCTGGTCGGGTTCGGTGGCGGTGCGCGGTCCACGGCCACCGTGGAGCTGGAGCCCGGCGACGCCCTGGTGTACTTCACGGACGGGCTGATCGAGCGGCGGGACCGAGGGCTGCGCGAGGGGCTCGCGGCGCTGGTCGACGCGGCGGGAGCCGTGACGGCCACGGACGCGGCCGGAATCGGGGAGGACCTGCTGGTCCGGCTCGCCGACCAGCCGGAGGACGACGTCGCCGTCGTCGTCGTCCGCGTGCCCGACGCCGCCGAGGTGACGGACTCCCGTCCCAGCCCTCGTCGTCGGCGCTGGGCGCTGCCCAACGAGGCCGCGTCCATCGGCCGGGCCCGGCACGCGGTGGTGCGCACCTGTCAGGCCTGGGACATCGCCGACTCGGCGAACGCCGAGCTGGTGGTGTCCGAGCTGGTGGCCAACGCCGTGCTGCACGGCTGGGGCCGGGTGGCCCTGCAGCTGTACGACACGGGCGACGGCCTGCGGATCGAGGTCGAGGACGCCAACCCGACGCCGCCGGTGGCCACGGACGGGCACCCGGGTCGCGTGGGCGGGTTCGGCATGCAGATCGTCGAGCGGCTGTCCGACTGGGGCTGGCGCCCGGCGCGCGGCGGCAAGGTGGTGTGGGCCAAGCTGCGGCCGGGGTCCCTCCCCGAGACGGCGACGAGCTCGACGACGAGCCGCACGGCCGACTGA